The Vulgatibacter sp. genome window below encodes:
- a CDS encoding MgtC/SapB family protein, with amino-acid sequence MLLAIAVSFLLALPLGWERKTVSEAVVGLRVLPLVSVSACIFVILGRLVFAGEDSTSQGYVLHGLMAGIGFIGAGAIVKDDEEAHGLATAAAVWATGAIGASVAYGYYVLAVALCAVSLFILEGVPWILRAFGADRSAHARGKGR; translated from the coding sequence TTGCTGCTCGCGATCGCGGTCTCGTTTCTGCTCGCGCTTCCACTGGGATGGGAGCGGAAGACCGTGTCGGAAGCGGTCGTGGGGCTGCGGGTCCTGCCGCTCGTCTCGGTCAGCGCGTGCATCTTCGTGATCCTCGGGCGGCTCGTCTTCGCCGGCGAGGATTCCACTTCGCAGGGCTACGTGCTGCACGGCCTGATGGCCGGGATCGGCTTCATCGGCGCGGGTGCGATCGTCAAGGACGACGAGGAAGCCCACGGCCTCGCCACGGCGGCTGCCGTCTGGGCCACCGGCGCCATCGGGGCGTCCGTGGCCTACGGCTACTACGTCCTCGCGGTCGCGCTCTGCGCCGTCAGCCTCTTCATCCTCGAAGGCGTGCCATGGATCCTGCGCGCATTCGGCGCCGACCGCTCGGCGCACGCACGCGGAAAGGGAAGGTGA
- a CDS encoding MgtC/SapB family protein, whose product MFGALTTPDQHGGDVALALVAAYLLALPLGWERKARGTGGVGLRTMPLVSVATCAYLLLSRFVYESGIFDADGLARAMRAVMTGIGFIGGGAILKHARGVRGVVGVTTAASIWTTGAIGASVAHGYYSLAVVLALTALLVISFTGRLARTAPAIDRER is encoded by the coding sequence ATGTTCGGCGCGCTCACCACCCCCGACCAGCACGGCGGCGACGTCGCGTTGGCGCTCGTCGCGGCCTATCTGCTCGCGCTCCCGCTCGGTTGGGAGCGAAAGGCCAGGGGAACGGGTGGGGTCGGCTTGCGGACCATGCCGCTGGTCTCCGTGGCGACCTGCGCCTACCTCCTGCTGAGCCGCTTCGTCTACGAGAGCGGGATCTTCGACGCCGATGGGCTCGCACGCGCGATGCGAGCGGTGATGACCGGCATCGGCTTCATCGGCGGCGGCGCCATCCTCAAACACGCGAGGGGCGTACGCGGGGTCGTCGGGGTCACCACCGCTGCGAGCATCTGGACGACGGGCGCGATCGGCGCTTCGGTCGCGCACGGCTACTACTCGCTCGCGGTCGTGCTGGCGCTCACCGCCCTGCTCGTCATCTCCTTCACCGGCAGGCTCGCGCGCACAGCTCCGGCGATCGACAGGGAGCGATAG
- a CDS encoding bile acid:sodium symporter family protein: MAGFFRELASIAVLAFSVSTMLAAGLGHTLHHLFTPMRDARAVIRALLANFVLVPLLALATIRALPLSPSYASGVMLLATAAGAPILLKLTRAAHGNVPLSASLLMLLLPITVFYMPFVVPLVVPGARVSPIAVALPLLVTMLLPMAAGLLLRARKRALAERLQPWAGRASTVALVTVILATVAASARGLGRLIGEGAILAPLVVILGAFAIGYLLGREYRGGDVVLGFGTAQRNIAAAMVVATQGLGDPDAVLMLVVASLLQFALLFPLAWMLKRTGVRRVART; the protein is encoded by the coding sequence ATGGCCGGATTCTTCCGAGAGCTTGCGAGCATTGCGGTGCTGGCGTTCTCGGTGAGCACGATGCTCGCCGCGGGCCTCGGCCACACGCTGCACCACCTCTTCACCCCGATGCGCGACGCCCGCGCGGTGATCCGTGCGCTGCTCGCGAATTTCGTCCTGGTGCCGTTGCTCGCGCTCGCCACGATCCGCGCGCTGCCGCTGTCCCCCTCGTACGCGAGCGGCGTCATGCTTCTCGCCACCGCGGCAGGCGCCCCGATCCTGCTCAAGCTCACCAGAGCGGCGCACGGCAACGTCCCTTTGAGCGCCTCGCTGCTGATGCTTTTGCTCCCCATCACCGTGTTCTACATGCCGTTCGTGGTGCCACTGGTCGTGCCGGGCGCCAGGGTGAGCCCGATCGCGGTCGCGCTCCCGCTGCTCGTCACGATGCTCCTTCCCATGGCCGCCGGGTTGCTGCTCCGGGCGCGCAAGCGGGCCCTGGCGGAGCGGCTGCAGCCCTGGGCAGGCAGGGCCTCGACGGTGGCCCTGGTGACGGTGATCCTAGCGACGGTCGCCGCGAGCGCCAGGGGATTGGGGCGCTTGATCGGCGAGGGGGCGATCCTGGCGCCGCTCGTGGTGATCCTCGGCGCCTTCGCGATCGGCTACTTGCTGGGCCGCGAGTACCGCGGCGGGGACGTGGTCCTGGGCTTCGGGACGGCACAGCGCAACATCGCTGCGGCGATGGTCGTCGCCACCCAGGGGCTCGGAGATCCGGACGCGGTGCTCATGCTCGTCGTCGCGTCGCTGCTGCAGTTCGCCCTTCTCTTCCCGCTTGCCTGGATGCTCAAGCGAACGGGCGTGAGGCGCGTCGCCCGCACGTGA
- a CDS encoding Ada metal-binding domain-containing protein — METIEEETCYRAVTSRDRRFEGRFVLAVTSTRIYCRVGCPARMPLRANMRFFPSAAAAEEQGFRACLRCRPDRVADLASTSSTVGRAMRLIGESPLAPSSIPALAGRLGIGDRHLRRLFATHLGASPSSVARTRRLHFARKLLEETGLSASEVAFAAGFGSVRRFNDAMRSAFGRTPTQLRGRAVPAREAGVRLRLPYKPPFDWRAMLAFLQPRAIPGVEEVSESWRRTMPGGAIEVSAVEGALLLRVEGCSSRELLPIVEGVKRVFDLRTDPLPIAEALGADPLLGAMVAQRPGLRVPGAWDPFELAVRAVLGQQVSVAGATTLAGRLVRRYGTPEGAGWLFPAPAVLVDFRAEGMPEARAEAIRGLARAAVEGRDLTGAEVLLGIRGIGPWTAAYVAMRSGDPDAFPSGDLGLRKACGGTLPDVERWRPWRAYAAMHLWSSLGGSR, encoded by the coding sequence ATGGAGACGATCGAAGAAGAGACCTGCTACCGCGCCGTCACGAGCCGCGACCGCCGCTTCGAGGGCCGGTTCGTCCTGGCGGTTACCAGCACCCGGATCTACTGCAGGGTCGGCTGCCCCGCACGCATGCCGCTCCGAGCGAACATGCGCTTCTTCCCCAGCGCGGCCGCGGCGGAGGAGCAGGGTTTTCGCGCTTGCCTGCGCTGCAGACCGGATCGCGTCGCAGACCTCGCAAGCACATCCTCCACCGTCGGTCGGGCGATGCGCCTGATCGGCGAGTCTCCCCTCGCGCCTTCCAGCATCCCGGCCCTCGCTGGCCGCCTCGGCATCGGCGATCGCCACCTCCGACGGCTCTTCGCCACCCACCTCGGAGCTTCGCCCTCCTCCGTTGCCAGGACCCGCCGCCTCCACTTCGCCCGCAAGCTGCTCGAGGAGACCGGGCTTTCGGCATCCGAGGTGGCATTCGCTGCCGGGTTCGGCAGCGTTCGCCGCTTCAACGACGCAATGCGCTCCGCCTTCGGCAGGACGCCGACGCAGCTACGCGGGCGAGCCGTGCCTGCACGCGAAGCGGGCGTGCGGCTCCGGCTCCCCTACAAGCCACCGTTCGACTGGCGCGCGATGCTCGCCTTCCTGCAGCCGAGAGCCATCCCCGGTGTCGAGGAGGTGAGCGAGAGCTGGCGACGCACGATGCCCGGCGGCGCGATCGAGGTCTCGGCGGTGGAAGGGGCCCTCCTGCTCCGCGTGGAGGGCTGCTCGTCGCGGGAGCTTCTCCCCATCGTCGAAGGTGTCAAACGGGTCTTCGATCTGCGAACCGATCCCCTTCCCATCGCAGAGGCGCTCGGAGCGGATCCGCTCCTCGGTGCGATGGTGGCGCAGCGCCCCGGGCTTCGGGTTCCCGGCGCGTGGGATCCATTCGAGCTGGCGGTGCGGGCCGTCCTCGGGCAGCAGGTGAGCGTCGCGGGGGCGACCACGCTCGCCGGCAGGCTGGTCCGGCGCTACGGGACGCCGGAGGGCGCAGGCTGGCTCTTCCCTGCGCCGGCAGTGCTCGTCGACTTCAGGGCAGAGGGAATGCCGGAGGCGCGTGCGGAGGCGATCCGCGGCCTCGCCAGGGCCGCGGTCGAAGGACGGGATCTCACCGGGGCGGAGGTGCTCCTGGGGATCCGCGGGATTGGCCCGTGGACCGCGGCCTACGTCGCGATGCGCAGCGGCGACCCCGACGCCTTTCCGTCGGGTGATCTCGGCCTGCGCAAGGCGTGCGGCGGCACCCTGCCCGACGTGGAGCGCTGGCGGCCGTGGAGGGCCTACGCCGCCATGCATCTCTGGAGCTCGCTGGGAGGAAGCAGATGA
- a CDS encoding methylated-DNA--[protein]-cysteine S-methyltransferase, which produces MNIDRIDSAAGRLFLVERSGLLCALGYEDHLEAFVVDLRRRFGDERLVPAADPAGLSTRLRGYLAGDLHALQGIAVEPGGTKFQQQVWAALREIPPGQVTTYGDLARRLGRPKASRAVGAACGRNPVSIAIPCHRVVGASSGLTGYAGGIERKRWLLAHERALLT; this is translated from the coding sequence ATGAACATCGACCGAATCGACAGTGCCGCGGGGCGTCTCTTCCTGGTCGAGCGCTCGGGCCTGCTCTGCGCCCTCGGCTACGAGGATCACCTCGAGGCTTTCGTCGTCGATCTGCGGCGGCGCTTCGGCGACGAGCGGCTCGTGCCGGCGGCGGATCCCGCAGGGCTCAGCACCCGCTTGCGTGGCTACCTCGCGGGCGACCTCCACGCATTGCAAGGCATCGCCGTCGAGCCCGGCGGAACGAAGTTCCAGCAGCAGGTCTGGGCGGCGCTGCGCGAGATCCCCCCGGGGCAGGTCACCACCTACGGCGACCTCGCTCGGCGGCTGGGCCGACCGAAGGCCTCGCGGGCGGTCGGCGCAGCCTGCGGGCGCAACCCGGTGTCGATCGCCATCCCCTGCCATCGCGTCGTCGGAGCAAGCAGCGGGCTGACCGGCTACGCCGGCGGCATCGAGCGCAAGCGCTGGCTCCTCGCCCACGAGAGGGCGCTGCTCACCTGA
- a CDS encoding chitobiase/beta-hexosaminidase C-terminal domain-containing protein produces the protein MTRQLWILAAASVALAACGDSDGKGRSRTCGAGTHEVNGQCLPDRPDDGTAPTVALSPAAGTYRELPWVKLEADEAAFIYYTTDGSTPAVGGNGTVRAGSPAWIRDLAGATSVRYFAVDLAGNASEIEEATFVVDASGPEAPAAFAAAVNDGALPSVELGWTNPAADFHHVMLVRFPSLEPVVPAPVAGEDYVEGGAFGDGVIVYAGTAETFSDAAVVGGFSYAYRLFAADAVGNWSAAAATSAALPVTWTAELVLGEMDGEPHPLPATTGTALGLSGSYRFDADNGAMIVNVAIRNDAGRLLFNPKIAVAIDGSATVANADGTIGERSFFHYGPQATAPGATTAEREWLLADVDGPVTLGLELLTHPMLYVTPGTSSLGYEAIDTGTNQHVGGVQGEFDGWFATLLPEQGRIVQSAPYDGRLTFFDLAAFDWERFVVPSKGVADPEATARVGGQALSPDGKRLYVAGSRDNGDQTYTILLYEFDAATGVELRRAEGDTLTIEDNVGAAAVRALAIDPAGTRAWLPIFRAGRLAGFDLATMAAIDLPGDEETELLSLSLGEGFELPAGIAVDPAGAAAWIGFGCASNVSSLLRVDLATFAITEIATETEGCGSGPNLRFGPDGRLFVPRVGYDHVAEGANAISVFDLSADPITETYVVVKSSDDNNDVWDVVFHPAGHTAYAMLSDPGSIFLFDPVTLEAIDADGDEANGHTNVDVEGRYGSGLVITPW, from the coding sequence ATGACGCGACAGCTTTGGATTCTGGCAGCGGCCTCGGTGGCCCTGGCTGCGTGCGGCGATTCGGACGGCAAGGGGCGCTCGCGGACCTGCGGGGCGGGAACGCACGAGGTGAACGGGCAGTGCCTGCCGGATCGGCCCGATGACGGCACCGCGCCCACGGTGGCGCTCTCGCCGGCGGCCGGCACCTACCGCGAACTGCCCTGGGTGAAGCTCGAGGCCGACGAGGCGGCCTTCATCTACTACACCACCGACGGCTCCACGCCCGCGGTGGGCGGCAACGGCACCGTCCGCGCCGGCAGTCCCGCGTGGATCCGCGACCTCGCCGGCGCGACCAGCGTGCGTTACTTCGCCGTGGACCTGGCCGGCAACGCCAGCGAGATCGAGGAGGCCACCTTCGTGGTGGACGCCAGCGGCCCCGAGGCGCCCGCAGCTTTCGCCGCCGCGGTGAATGACGGCGCGCTGCCCTCGGTGGAGCTCGGCTGGACGAACCCGGCCGCCGACTTCCACCACGTGATGCTCGTCCGCTTCCCTTCGCTCGAGCCGGTGGTCCCCGCGCCGGTCGCAGGCGAGGACTATGTCGAGGGCGGCGCCTTCGGCGACGGCGTAATCGTCTACGCGGGAACGGCCGAGACCTTCTCCGACGCCGCGGTGGTGGGCGGCTTCTCCTACGCCTACCGGCTCTTCGCAGCCGACGCCGTCGGCAACTGGAGCGCCGCCGCGGCCACCTCGGCCGCGCTTCCGGTCACCTGGACCGCCGAGCTCGTGCTCGGCGAGATGGACGGCGAGCCGCATCCCCTGCCGGCCACCACAGGCACCGCGTTGGGCCTGTCCGGCAGCTACCGCTTCGACGCCGACAATGGCGCCATGATCGTGAACGTCGCGATCCGCAACGACGCGGGCCGCCTCCTTTTCAACCCGAAGATCGCCGTGGCCATCGACGGCTCCGCAACCGTGGCCAACGCCGACGGCACCATCGGCGAGCGGTCCTTCTTCCACTACGGCCCGCAGGCCACCGCGCCGGGGGCGACCACCGCCGAGCGGGAGTGGCTGCTCGCCGACGTCGACGGGCCGGTCACGCTCGGCCTCGAGCTCCTCACCCACCCGATGCTCTACGTGACGCCGGGCACGTCCAGCCTGGGCTACGAGGCGATCGACACCGGCACCAACCAGCACGTGGGCGGCGTCCAGGGCGAGTTCGACGGCTGGTTCGCCACCCTGCTGCCCGAGCAGGGGCGCATCGTCCAGAGCGCGCCCTACGACGGCAGGCTGACCTTCTTCGACCTCGCCGCCTTCGACTGGGAGCGCTTCGTCGTGCCCTCGAAGGGCGTGGCGGATCCGGAGGCGACCGCGCGTGTCGGCGGCCAGGCGCTCTCGCCGGACGGCAAGCGGCTCTACGTGGCGGGCTCCCGCGACAACGGCGACCAGACGTACACCATCCTCCTCTACGAGTTCGACGCCGCCACCGGCGTGGAGCTGCGCCGCGCGGAGGGCGATACGCTCACGATCGAGGACAACGTCGGCGCTGCCGCGGTGCGCGCCCTCGCCATCGATCCCGCCGGCACCCGCGCCTGGCTGCCGATCTTCCGGGCGGGCCGGCTCGCCGGCTTCGATCTCGCCACCATGGCGGCGATCGATCTGCCCGGTGACGAGGAGACGGAGCTTCTCTCCCTTTCGCTCGGTGAAGGCTTCGAGCTGCCGGCCGGCATCGCCGTCGATCCCGCAGGCGCCGCCGCCTGGATCGGCTTCGGCTGCGCCTCCAACGTCTCGTCGCTGCTGCGGGTGGACCTCGCCACCTTCGCCATCACCGAGATCGCGACCGAGACCGAAGGCTGCGGCAGCGGCCCGAACCTGCGCTTCGGCCCCGACGGCCGGCTCTTCGTGCCGCGCGTGGGCTACGATCACGTCGCCGAGGGCGCCAACGCGATCAGCGTCTTCGACCTCTCGGCCGACCCGATCACCGAGACCTATGTGGTGGTGAAGAGCAGCGACGACAACAACGACGTGTGGGACGTGGTCTTCCACCCCGCTGGCCACACCGCCTACGCGATGCTCTCGGATCCGGGCTCGATCTTCCTCTTCGACCCGGTAACCCTGGAGGCGATCGACGCCGACGGTGACGAGGCCAACGGCCACACGAACGTCGACGTCGAGGGCCGCTACGGCTCGGGACTCGTGATCACCCCCTGGTAG
- a CDS encoding DDE-type integrase/transposase/recombinase — protein sequence MDENEKKKLAEEIAVFRHGVIADLVRLRPGTKGLYALIAKRAEEDFNIPGTNRTRVAAETIRDWIKLYRRGGFDALVPGHRRDAGSARAIPREVVDQLLLLREENAALTIQQVIDLARDRGLVPAELPLAYSTVHRLLARHAHAARLEKPAAGKDHRRFAFQKAGDLWMSDVMHGPAVMVPGKGKRKTYLIAFLDDATRVIPFSAFATSENTTAFLPVLKQAVMRRGIPQRLFVDNGAAYRSHQLALVCAKLGISLIHARAYHPEAKGKQERWFRTVRTQLLPLLSPNDTSSLDALNRRLWAYVEGEYHQAPHRGLDGETPLDRWGKTADEVKYPGPGVDLDDICLFEAKRKVHKDRTVSLDGAVYEVDATLVGESVTLRYDPARPGRPVQVWAGGKKVQDAKIVDTYANCFVKRDRPSRQLVVEDEVTEVIAAPTAPASTIRYAAAADREEG from the coding sequence ATGGACGAAAACGAGAAGAAGAAACTGGCCGAGGAGATTGCCGTGTTTCGGCACGGTGTGATCGCAGACCTCGTGCGCCTGCGGCCCGGCACGAAGGGTCTGTACGCGCTGATCGCGAAGCGAGCGGAGGAGGACTTCAACATCCCCGGGACCAACCGCACGCGGGTCGCGGCGGAGACCATCCGCGACTGGATCAAGCTCTACCGTCGAGGCGGCTTCGATGCGCTCGTCCCCGGACATCGCCGCGACGCCGGCTCCGCACGGGCGATTCCACGCGAAGTCGTCGACCAGCTCCTCCTGCTCAGGGAGGAGAACGCCGCCCTCACGATCCAGCAGGTGATCGATCTCGCGCGCGATCGGGGACTCGTCCCTGCCGAACTGCCGCTCGCATACTCGACCGTGCACCGCCTGCTCGCACGACATGCGCACGCGGCCCGGCTCGAAAAGCCTGCGGCCGGCAAGGACCACCGCCGCTTTGCCTTCCAGAAGGCTGGCGATCTTTGGATGAGCGACGTGATGCACGGCCCGGCCGTCATGGTGCCGGGCAAGGGCAAGCGGAAGACGTACCTCATCGCCTTCCTCGACGACGCCACCCGCGTGATCCCGTTCTCCGCCTTCGCGACCTCGGAGAACACCACGGCGTTTCTCCCGGTGCTCAAGCAGGCGGTGATGCGTCGCGGGATCCCGCAGCGCCTCTTCGTCGACAACGGCGCCGCGTATCGCTCACACCAGCTGGCGCTGGTCTGCGCCAAGCTGGGGATCAGCCTCATCCACGCCCGCGCCTACCACCCGGAGGCGAAGGGCAAGCAGGAGCGCTGGTTTCGTACCGTGCGGACGCAGCTGCTGCCGCTGCTCTCTCCGAACGACACGAGCAGCCTCGACGCGCTGAACCGGCGCCTCTGGGCGTACGTCGAGGGCGAGTACCACCAGGCGCCGCATCGCGGCCTTGACGGCGAGACGCCACTCGACAGGTGGGGCAAGACCGCCGACGAAGTGAAGTACCCGGGCCCCGGCGTCGACCTCGACGACATCTGCCTGTTCGAGGCGAAGCGCAAGGTACACAAGGATCGGACGGTCAGCCTCGACGGCGCCGTCTACGAGGTCGACGCCACGCTCGTCGGCGAGTCGGTCACGCTGCGCTACGACCCTGCGCGCCCCGGCCGACCGGTGCAGGTCTGGGCTGGCGGCAAGAAGGTGCAGGACGCGAAGATCGTCGACACCTACGCCAACTGCTTCGTGAAGCGCGACCGGCCCTCGCGCCAGCTCGTGGTCGAAGACGAAGTCACCGAGGTGATCGCCGCACCGACCGCGCCCGCATCGACGATCCGCTACGCGGCGGCGGCCGACAGGGAGGAGGGCTGA
- a CDS encoding ExeA family protein translates to MYRKHFGLTRHPFSKEIATDELFASAGSKELEARLEHLLELRGIGLVTGESGSGKSTICRKVATSLHSGRYKVFYVPLSTGNAMDLYKSIAWEMGLPVERNRAGLYRAIRAEATRLSEESKIRAVLVVDEAQHLRNDLLEELRLLTNYAMDSQNRLCLLLVGQAELRRRLTMAVHEALGQRIIMRYHLPGLSRDELPQYLAHLLRLAGCELPLFEPAAIEAIYQATNGLPRKVNLLCHHALIAATFAKERTVTIEHMQAAVAEVS, encoded by the coding sequence ATGTACCGCAAGCACTTCGGCCTTACCCGCCACCCCTTCAGCAAGGAGATCGCCACCGACGAGCTCTTTGCCTCCGCCGGCTCAAAGGAGCTCGAGGCGCGGCTCGAACACCTCCTCGAACTGCGAGGCATCGGCCTCGTCACCGGCGAGAGTGGAAGCGGCAAGAGCACGATTTGCCGCAAGGTCGCGACCTCACTCCACAGCGGCAGGTACAAGGTCTTCTACGTGCCGTTGTCGACCGGCAACGCGATGGATCTCTACAAGTCGATCGCCTGGGAGATGGGCCTTCCCGTTGAGCGAAACCGGGCTGGCCTGTACCGAGCCATCCGCGCAGAAGCCACACGCCTCAGCGAGGAGTCGAAGATCCGGGCCGTGCTTGTCGTCGACGAGGCGCAGCATCTCCGCAACGATCTGCTCGAGGAGCTGCGCCTCCTCACAAACTACGCGATGGACTCGCAGAATCGGCTCTGCCTGCTGCTGGTCGGCCAGGCGGAGCTCCGGCGCCGCCTCACCATGGCGGTCCACGAGGCGCTCGGGCAGCGGATCATCATGCGCTACCACCTGCCTGGCCTTTCGCGCGACGAGCTGCCGCAGTACCTCGCGCACCTACTGCGGCTCGCCGGCTGTGAGTTGCCGCTCTTCGAGCCGGCGGCCATCGAGGCGATCTACCAGGCGACCAACGGGCTGCCACGGAAGGTGAACCTCCTCTGCCACCACGCGCTGATCGCGGCGACGTTCGCCAAGGAGCGGACCGTCACCATCGAGCACATGCAGGCGGCGGTGGCGGAGGTGTCATGA